One Lutzomyia longipalpis isolate SR_M1_2022 chromosome 4, ASM2433408v1 DNA segment encodes these proteins:
- the LOC129795200 gene encoding MAPK regulated corepressor interacting protein 2, producing MYTVSKGPSKLVAKTRRGIPQNYEKFETHRDMYRKTTETDSSEIISVPKPIFQSTKKFSNHMKNGHQIEETLSPQHEEIVKYIHETWNMVIAQNPYDPPSSPESTTSSPSSSSVSSTPPTTASPSVYYTDAPSPVLRDFKPFDLESWWGRRLYYNITKSL from the exons ATGTATACCGTGTCAAAGGGACCAAGTAAATTGGTAGCCAAAACACGGAGAG GTATTCCGCAGAATTATGAGAAGTTTGAAACACACCGAGATATGTACAGGAAAACAACGGAAACGGATAGTTCGGAAATTATCAG TGTACCTAAACCCATCTTCCAGTCCACGAAGAAATTCTCCAATCACATGAAGAATGGCCATCAAATTGAGGAGACACTCAGTCCGCAGCATGAAGAAATTGTCAAATACATCCACGAGA CGTGGAATATGGTGATTGCACAGAATCCATATGATCCACCCTCATCACCGGAAAGTACAA CTTCATCCCCGTCATCGTCATCGGTGTCCTCAACACCGCCCACCACTGCATCCCCATCGGTGTACTATACAGACGCCCCTAGCCCTGTTTTAAGGGACTTCAAGCCATTCGACCTGGAGTCATGGTGGGGTCGTCGGCTGTACTACAACATCACGAAAAGTCTGTGA